The Acidobacteriota bacterium genome contains the following window.
GCCAAGGCCAGCAGGGCACTGGCGGCGCAGGCGACGAAGGAGCCGCCGAGGAAGCGCCGCGGCGGATGGTGCCGGAGGGCCGCTGCGGCGGTAAGGCTGGTGAGCAGACCGGCTACTCCCATGGCCCCCATGGCCACCTGCACCTGGCCGCTATCCAAGGCTCGCTGCAGGTGCTCGAGGAAGCCAAACTGAGCCCACAGCAGGAAGTAGACGTACGTCGCCACCACCGCCAGCAGAGCCCGGGCATCCCGCCAGAGTGTCGAGGCGGATTCCGCGGCTTGGGACTGTGCGCGCCTCACCCTCGCTCCTTCCCGGATAGCGTTCCCGCCCACAGCAGCCACAGCTGAACCGCGGCCAGGAGCAGATCCGTCGCCGCCACCGACAGCCAAGGGGCGGGCAGCCGCCCCGAGCCCACGGCCCAGAGCACGAAAACCCCCACCGCCAGGCGCACGCCGGCGGTGATCTCCAGCACCGTCTTCAGGCGTTCGTCCCGCCCCTCGGATCCGAGGACGAAGGGATAGAGATAGGCCAGCCCCACGGCGCCGACGAAGACACCGATCCACTGCAGCCAGACCAGCTCCACCGGAGCCCGGGGGATTCTCATCAGGGCGAGGGTGGGCGCCGGCAGGGCGACCAACAACAGACCGGTGGAGGCGTCGCAGAGGCCCGCCAAGAGGCAGTAGGCTCGCGCCCACGTGCGCCGAGGGAAGGTCATTTCAAGCGGCCTCCTCATAGCCTGCCGCAGGGGCCGAAGCATCGCACCGGGTCTCCTCCTGGGAGCCCTGGGCGGCCGGCTGGGTAGAAGTCTCGGACACCCGCCGGAGGGCCTTCGAAGCCGTCGTCAGCCATCCCACCGAGGCCCACAACATCAGCGCCCCCGCCCCCCAGCGCAACCCGTAGAAGGTCTGAGACAGAGCTTCTGCCCGCATCACCAAACCCGGGTCGAAGCCTTCCAGAGTCCCCAGCACGAGCATGGCGGTGACATAGAGTCCGCAGCCCAGCTGCCAGGCCCAGAAGCGCGCCGGGTCGGCGAAGACCCGGTGCAGGCGGGAGCCCCGGTTCAGGGATTCGAGGATCACCACCATCCAGCAGGTCACCAGGCCGGCCATGGCGATGTGGGCGTGAGCCACCAGCGCGTTGGTGAACTTCCAGCGCTCCAGCACGCCGGGGAGAAAGCCGAGCACTCCGGTGGCCACCAGCAGCACCGACCACACCGCCATGGCTCCCAGCCAACGGCGGGCGGTGGCGGACCAGGAAAACGGCCGCAGCCGATAGGCCACCAGCGGCGGCCAAACCGCCAGGCTGGCCAGGGCGGCGATCTGCAACGGGTCGTGGTTGGAAGTGTCGCCGTGATCGAGCAGGGCGAAGACGGCGAAGTGCAGGATCAGCAGCCAGCCGGTGCGGCGCCCGGCGGTGCCGCCGTCAGAAGCCTCGAGCCCCAGCAGCCACGGCAGTGCCCAGAAGGCCGTCACGATGCCTAGGGTGCTCCCCACCAGCGCCGCTCCGGTGGCACCGCCGCTGTCCGGATTGATCGGCGGGTAGACATCGCTGCCGGTGGCCAGGAAGATCGCCCCGGGCACCGCCGCCAGCACCACCAACAGAGCTCCCTGGGCTACCAACCGGCTCACCGGCTCGCGCCCCTCGCCCTCCTCACCCCACTGGGCCCGCCGCCGCAGGCGCTGCCAGAAGCCCGCCACCAGCACCCCCTCCAGAAACACCAGGGCAAGGGGGAAGAAGAGCCGCGGCGGTCCCCACCACTCGGCGAAGAGCTTGCCGCTGGAGCCTCCCATCAGCCACCAAACGGCTGTGAAGGCGAGCACCGCCGACCACAGACCGACCGCCGCCGCCGCCCACCGTCGGGGGAAGTCCGGCGCCAGAACAGCGCGGAAGAGCAGCCCCACCAGCGGCAGGCTGCACCAGCCGTAGAGGTGCAGGTCCAGGTGCAGGGGCACCCAGCGGCCGTAGCCGAAGGGCCCCAGCAGCTCCCCCAGCTGTGGCGCCAGCAGCAGGCTGGCCAGTAGCAGGCCGATGCCGTTGGCCACCACCAGCCAGGTCAGGCTGTGCACCAGCACCTCCTCCGCACCGGGGAGAGGCGTAGCGGTGGCGCTCTTTCCGTCACCCATGGAAGGCCTCAGGCACAGCTCTCGACGTTGCAGCTGCAGTTGGATTCGAGGGCCGCGATCCGCCGGCGGATGCGGGCCTGCTCTTCGTGGAGAAGATCCTGGATCTCATCGAGAGATTCCCAGGCCGGCTCTTGGACGAAGGAGCCGAGGAGCTCCTCCCCTTCCGCCAGCAGCTGATCGAGGCGCTCCAGCGCGGCTGCCCGGCCGATTTCCCCGGGCAGGTTGGGGCGCCCCAGGGCACCGTCCCGGCGGGGGGACTTGCCGGTCTCGCTGCCGCTCATCAGAGCGTCCTTGAAATCATCGACCGCCTGGTAGGCCAGACCCCAGACCGTCGACAGCCGGTCCAGCCGCCGCAGCGTCGCCGGCGCAGTACCGACGATGAGCGCCGGCAGCATCAGCGTCAGGCGAATCAACGACACGGTCTTGCCCTCCGCCACCGCCAGCACGGCATCTTCACCGCCGCCGCGGTAGTGCAGATCCAGGGACTGGCCGTTGAGGATTCCCGCCACTCCCAGACACCGGCCCACCAGCTCCGCCGCCGGCTGAGACCGTTCCGGCGGCAGCTCCCCCAGCGCCCGCCACAACAAGGCATAGGCGCGGGTGATGAAACCCAGGGCTCCGAGGGTCGCCGCCGCCTCGCCATAGACCCGGTGGGGACAGGGATGGCCCCGACGCTCCGCCGCGTCGTCCATGGCGGGCATGTCGTCGAAGATCAACGAAGCGGTGTGGAAATACTCCACCGCCACCGCTACTTCCCGGGCGGCCTGGGGGTCGTGGCCGTGAGCCTGCAGCAGGGCGAAGACCAACTGTGCCCGTACCAGGCTCCCGGGATGAGCCACCGTGTCGGCGATCACCCCCCGCAGATGCTCTTGGACCTCCGGCCCCGCCGGCAGCAAGGAACGGTAGCCGTCGAGCAGGTAGGCGTAATCCTCGTCGGAGAGGAAGCGGGAGCGGTCTCCGGGTCGCCGGGAGGCGCTCTCCCCGCGGCTCTCCGGCGCTGTCCGGGGAAAGAGGGGAGCCAAGGGGAAGACCCGCACCCGTTCACCGCTCCAGGGCGGCGCGGCGAGCTCGCTCACGGCTGCTCCGAGACATGGGCCGCACTGCCTTGGGCCGCCACGTCGACCTGGACTTCCTTGGCGACCCGCAGCACGAAGAGGCTCGGGTCGTGGAGGCCCCACTGAACGTAGGGCACGGGGAAGCTGGTGCTGCCCTGGAAGCGGTCGCCGTCGACGGTGATGCGGGTCGGCAGGGTGACGGCGTGGGGCTGTCCCAGTAGCCGCACGACGCCGTGGAGCTGGATCTCGCTCTCGCCCCCCGCGTCGAGGGCGCCTTCGAAGCTCTCCGCATCGAACGTGATCAGGGGATGGCGGTCGCTCTCCAGCACCTTCTTGTGCATGGTCTTGTCGCGGCTGCCGTTGCCGGTCTCGGTACGAAGGGCGTCGAGCACCAGCCGGCCGGCGGCTTCGCCGCTCTCCGGGTCCAGGACCAGCTCCCCTTCCCGCAGGTAGAGGGTGCCCTCGACGTCGTGGCCGGTGGCGCCCAACTGGAAGGTGATCTCGGTGGATTCGGGCTCGAAAGTCAGAACTTCCTTCGCCTCGGCAGTAGGTGCAGCGAGGCAAAGGGTAACGGTCAAAGCAGTCAGCAGAAACGTGAGGGCTTTCGAAGCGGAGCTCATACAAGTTCCTCCAGGTTGCGCCGCTCCGAGCCCGAGGAAGACGATCTCCCGAGCTTTGGGCCGAGGAGCGGCAAGTCCTCGTCGAGACCACCCTAGCCAGGCCAGCTGAACAGAGCATGAACCAGCAGCTACAAATCGTCTCCGCCGGCGGAGGAAGCCGTACCTGCCCGGTGCAGCGACGGAGCCGCTTCGAGCGC
Protein-coding sequences here:
- a CDS encoding polyprenyl synthetase family protein → MSELAAPPWSGERVRVFPLAPLFPRTAPESRGESASRRPGDRSRFLSDEDYAYLLDGYRSLLPAGPEVQEHLRGVIADTVAHPGSLVRAQLVFALLQAHGHDPQAAREVAVAVEYFHTASLIFDDMPAMDDAAERRGHPCPHRVYGEAAATLGALGFITRAYALLWRALGELPPERSQPAAELVGRCLGVAGILNGQSLDLHYRGGGEDAVLAVAEGKTVSLIRLTLMLPALIVGTAPATLRRLDRLSTVWGLAYQAVDDFKDALMSGSETGKSPRRDGALGRPNLPGEIGRAAALERLDQLLAEGEELLGSFVQEPAWESLDEIQDLLHEEQARIRRRIAALESNCSCNVESCA
- a CDS encoding YceI family protein, with protein sequence MSSASKALTFLLTALTVTLCLAAPTAEAKEVLTFEPESTEITFQLGATGHDVEGTLYLREGELVLDPESGEAAGRLVLDALRTETGNGSRDKTMHKKVLESDRHPLITFDAESFEGALDAGGESEIQLHGVVRLLGQPHAVTLPTRITVDGDRFQGSTSFPVPYVQWGLHDPSLFVLRVAKEVQVDVAAQGSAAHVSEQP